The window TATGCAATGGTTCAATGGCGACGACTGCGGTTCCAGGGCGCTGGTCCTTAGGGGCACGTGCACGAAAACTTTCCGTCTCTCATCGacaaggtcaagccggctccggtagggGAGAGGCGACAGCGGCGCGTCGGTGGCTCGTTCTGGCGGCAGTAGTGGTTGTTAGGGGGTTCTTGGAATCTCAATGtgatttttattatgtttgagatTCTTTATACTTTGGCTGAACTTTGAGAATAGATCTGGATCATTTTCACCCAACAAAAACTAGGCAACAAGATTCTTCTTAATTAATAGAAAATACAAAGCTTGCCCCGGTTCTTAAAAAAATATACAGAAAGCATCATAATTCCAAACAACAGCGACTCGTGCTCCCTGTATAAGCGGGTCCTAGTCGTCAAGAATCTATGAACATACGTACACATTTCACAGATACAAAGACAACGTACGTGTCCACTCCACGAACAATTAACCATGTACATCAACGTCAGTGCACCAAAGAACGAAAACTACCAACGTTTCCCCTGATCAGGATCATTTAATTTTCTGACGCCGACTAATCTCTCTGAATCACCTAACGACCAAAATGTACAAGGTTCTCTATAGGAGGCAGCACACTGGCTCTAGGCATTCTGCACCGTCATGATCGCGAGGGCCTCTCTTGCCTGCCCCAGGATGTTGAACACCGTCGCGGCGATGTGCGACGGCGTCAGCCCGGCCTCCACCAGCTGATCGGCCGGTGATCCATGGTCGATGTACTTGTCGGGGAGCACCACCGGCCGCCACTGCACAACCCAAAGAAAATTCATCGTCAGTCACTTACACCATCAGTGTTTGTTTCTGACAtttctgtccgtctgtctgtctGTCTGACCAATTGACAATGTTGCTTTGATCGATCGATTACCTTAAGTTTGCCGTCGAGAAGGCCGTCCAGGGCCATGAACTGAGCCACGTGTGAGCCGAAGCCGCCGATGGAGCCTTCCTCGACGGTGATGATCACCTCGTGGGACTTGGCGAGGCTCCTGATGAGGGCGTGGTCCAACGGCTTGCAGAACCTGGCGTCGGCGACGGTGACCCTGAGGCCGTGCTGCGCCACGATGGACGAGGCGGCCATGCAGTACTGCACCGCCGACCCGTACCCCAGCAGCGCCACCCTCTCGCCCTCGATCATGATCCTGCCTTTGCCGACCTGCCAAACATACGTAGATCAGTCGTCAGTGGCGTACAGTCTCTAATTTGCTCTCGGAGTTATGAACTCGAGATCGAAACGCACCTCGATGGCAGTGCCTTTGTAGTTTTCCGGCAACGGGACGCCGATGCCGTTGCCCCTCGGATAGCGGAAGCACGAGGGGCGGTCGTCGATGGCCGCGGCGGTGGCGACCATGTTCAGCAGCTCGGCCTCGTCGGACGGGGCCATGACGACCATGTTGGGGAGGCACGCCATGAACGCCACGTCGAAGGCCCCGCAGTGGGTGGGCCCGTCGGCGCCGACCAGCCCCGCCCTGTCCATGGCGAACCTCACCGGGAGCTTCTGGAGGTCCACGTCGTGCACCACCTGGTCGTAGCCTCTCTGCAGGAAAGAGGAGTAGATGGCGCAGAAGGGCTTGAGCCCCTCGCAGGCCAGGCCGGCGGCGAAGGTGACGGCGTGCTGCTCCGCGATCCCGACGTCGAAGCACCGGTTGGGGAAGCGGCGGAGGAAGTAGTTGAGCCCCGTGCCGCCCCCCATGGCCGCGTGGATGGCCACGATCTTGCTGTCCTGCTCCGCCTCGGCTATGAGCGCCTCCGCGAAGTAGTTGGTGTAGGACAGCGTCTTGGCCGGAACCTTGAACTGCTTCCCCGTCGCCGGATCGAACTTGGCCACGCCTGCGCCATGGATCAATCACACACACTAATTAACCTCCCCTATATATGGTCCATATGATCCATCCATGTATGTTACCTACCGTGGTACTTGTCGGAGGCTCGCTCGGCGTAGGGGTAGCCACGGCCTTTCTCGGTGATGACATGGATGAGCACGGGCCCGGTGGTCTTGGTGCCCTTGACCTCCCGGAGGATGGTGATGAGGTCGTCGATGTTGTGGCCGTCGACGGGGCCGATGTAGTAGAGCCCGAGCTCCTCGAAGAGCGACGACCCGGAGCCGCTGATCATGCCGCGGGCGTACTCGTCCACCTTGGCCGCGATCTCGTGCACCGACCCGCCGATTTGCTTCGTCACTCCCTGATGAGCAGACAGAACACGCGGGAAAATCAGTTAAATATCTGGGCCATTTTCCTTCCGTTCGGCCCAGCACTGAAATACCGTTTAGTTAGGGCCGCCTAGTTTACAAAAGGAATATGACCAGCCCAGACAGCCCAGTAACATTATCAAtttgagctgtcaagtgatcagATTTGAAGTGAAGATAAACTACTCAGTCGACTCAAATCCAGGAGGATTAGAAAAGAGATACACCTCTGTCCTTGCTGTCAGATTGTGCTTGCGCCACGTCACTTGTTTTTAAAATTATAAGCCACATCGCTTGTTAAGATACTCCCGTCTCTGAACTGAGCTCTTTTGTTGAGGACAAAAACGCTAGTGGGCAGCACTAGATATGCTACTCTAGGTTTCATCGCCATTTCTGGTGGATAAATAGCTAGAGACATGCACTACACCTGGCACTGATAGAGTATGCGTGCGCTGCATCTGGAAGAAAACAGCTAGTTTTGGCATGTACCATACAAAAGTTTTAAGATTTAAAAGTCGGAGGCGTACTCCCACGGCGACACTGACACGTTTGGTTCGATTTTAAAAACTGTTGCTCTGATGCTGATTTGCCTGTCATTTCATCCACTGTTTCCAATTTGTTTGTAGTTTTTAGTTGAAACATGCGCACACGACTTGTTATCTCGTTTTTTTAACATTAACAAACCTAATCACGCAGCAAGTTGGAATTTGATTCACACCACTGCTTTCAAGTCAACGTGGCTTTTGCCGTACTATCTATGGAGTGTGCAGTGTAGGAGGTGCATTTTGTGAGGCTGTACCTTGGCCACCTCCCTCAGCTCCCTGAGCGGCCGGCTGGACTGCAGCTTGCTGAGGGCGCCGCTGAGCGCGCCCACCGGCGGCGCCGGCCCGTCGAGCGTCGCCGTCGGCAGCGACACCTGCTTGTTGTCGTTGAGGATGACGATCATGTCCGAGTCGAGGTACCCGGCGTTGTTCATCGCCTCGTACGCCTGCCCGGCCGTCATGGCCCCGTCCCCAATCACCGCCACCACGTTGTTCTTGGCGCCCTTGAGGTCCCTCCCGACGGCCATCCCTGACAAGCACAAGCACACACTTGATTACCACTTCCGTTCACTGCAGATTTTTCACGAGCAGATTAAGTGCTTCATAATCAGATGCAGAGATGGTTGGTTACCGAGGGCGGCGGAGATGGTGGTGGAGCTGTGGCCGGTGCCGAAGCTGTCGTACTCGCTCTCGGAGCGCTTGACGAAGCCGGACAGGCCGTTGGTCTGCCGCATCGTCGGCATCTTATCGCGCCGCCCCGTCAGAATCTTGTGCGGGTACGACTGCATCGAATAAACAAAACCGCACGATCCATCAATCCGTCGGTCTCCGAGCTGCGCAGCACCTCACATGGCGCGGGCACGTTACCCCAATCCGGGGCACGCCGGCGGATCACTCGGTAGGCCAGGTGTGCATTGTTAATTTGTCGAGCTTGCTTAATTACCTGGTGGCCGACGTCCCAGAGGAGCTTGTCTTGCGGGGTGTTGAAGACGTAGTGCAGCGCGACGGTGAGCTCGACGACGCCCAGGCTGGACCCGAGGTGGCCGCCGGTCTTGGAGACGTGGAAGATGACGTCGGAGCGCAGCTCGTCGGAGAGCTGCTGCAGCTCCTTGAGGGACAGGTTCTTCATGTGGATGGGGTAGTTGACGGTGTCCAGCAGCGGCGTCGGCGGCCGCTGCGAGTGGTACTCTGCTTCCCTCTCCGACAGCGACGCAGAAATGCCGTACGACCTCCTCGTCGGCGTCTGCTCGCCAAATCGATCCAGCATTGGCCATGGCGACAGCAGCAACGATTACAGTTTGCAAAGAAGACGAGCATGAACAGAGCACTAGCTAGCGGCCGTCGAATTACTCGAACCGGCAAGAACAAGAACAGAGAAGAACCGGGCATGGCGAGAGAAGAGCAGAGGAGGCGTATGCTGACTGCTAACCTTGAGAGGCCTGGCGTGGAGCTCGACGGCGGGAGCGAAATGGTGCTCCTGAGGCAGCACGCCGAGGAAGCCCCGCGGGAGGGAGAAGGTCGACGAGAGCGCCATTGTTTCTCCTTCTCAAGATTGCAACGGCTCAACTCCCCCCTATCCTCTGCTTGGGAGCAAGCGGGTGAATCCAAAAATGAGCGTCCCAAGCGCGTCCAAGAGCCGAGAGCAAGTGGCGGGCTGACACACTATGCGGAATATGGGTGGGGATCTGGGAAGGGGAGTGGAGCGCGAGAGTGACGAGGTGCTCCGTGCCCGGGACTAGGGGTGTGCCCCGGCGCGTTCTATAGTGGTGGCGAGGGGTGATGGATGGGGGTGAGGTGAGGTCGGATGGCGATAGGCTGTGCGGATGACCACCGAGGCCATTGCCCGGCGCGTGGGCGTGTGGCTGGTATTCGTTCGGCCGTGCGTGCCTGAGCCTCTGGGTGCTCGCTTTTTCGTCCGTCGCTCGCTGCACGAGCGatcgggggagagagggggggagggaggggccggGCAGCGGAATGGGTGCCTACCTATCCGGAATCCCATTGGACCAGCTCGGCATAGTATCACGAGAAGATAATGGGATAGGAGCTAACGCTGGACAACATCAATTACGGAGAAGAAAATAGAGAAGAAGGGGGGCAGGAAATGATGGGCTTTCATAACTTTTGGGTTTTCGCCTCCTTGTAGTGTTTCCCACATTATCGTGCCTTGGTTGCTTGTGGCCGCCCCTGTTAGAGAATGTATCACTGGCAAATTCAGCTCGCCCTGCAGAAATGATACTGCTAGTTTTGTTGTGTCGTTGTGAGCATCGCTGGTAGCGCTAGCCTAGTTTCTTTGGCTTTCAGGGCTGCCTCGATTCAAAGGATTTTTATAAAGAAATTGGAGGATGAAAATACTGAGGATTTCTTCTATGTTGGTTGTTTGATTCATGGTATTGGATCATATCGGAATAGTTTTTCTAAGGATTCCTTTGTACTGAATTCTATAGGAATGTCAGGGCTTCTTTGAATTGAAGAAAATTCAGAATGTAGGAACAAAAGACACAAAATTGAGATGCCACATGGTGTGAATTCCAATAGGATTTCAAAACACTGAGAATTTTGTAAGAGATATCTTTGGATGATGCACAggaaaaacacacacacacaaaattaGAGGATTCATAAGAGAGAGTCGAGAGAGATAAAAGTGGAAATGCATTGGACTTCtcaaaggaaaaaaacaaaatgaGGTTTGAGCTCATGTTGAGATTCCTATGGAATGGAGGGCATAGGAATTGATTCAATTGTAATTTGGTGAGCCCAATCCCACAATccaaagtactccctccgtttctaaatatttgtctttctagacatttcaaatgcactaccacatacggatgtatgtagacatattttagagtgtagattcacttattttgttccgtatgtagtcacttattgaaatatctagaaagacaaatatttaggaacggagggagtacttccctAGAAAATAATCCTATAGACTGGAATCCTAAAAAATTCCTATGAATTTCCAGTGGGCACTAAACTCATAGGTTAGTCtgaaaaaataatataaattgctACAAAAAGTACATAAAATGATAAtgtaatagcatgaaacaatcaaaaattataaatacattCGAGACGTATCAAATGCCATGTGGTCCCGTGGATAAGACCGATCTGGGTTGTTAGAACCAAGCTGGATAAGCATCACGATGGTGCATGGGAATACTTCGCGCTAGCAGGCCTGCTGTGCGGGAAATCTTTTCCAGTGTACAGCTTGACCAAGCTCTTTTGACACTTTTAAGAAACCGAGGTGGTATTGGTCACCTCGGATGTAGTCCAGCGTTAAAACTTGACTGCAAGGGAATGCTTTCGTTGAACCAGTTTCAAGATTGGCGACCAAAGTAGATCAACTATTCAGGCAAGCCGAGGTGCTTCTAGCTTGAAGAACGATCCAAGGGCTACTAATGGGGTTTGGCTAAGGGGCCTCTCACCACGTTGACTCCCAGCCTGGTGGTCCGGGTTAAGTACCCCTTGTCGGTTCCATCCTAGGTCGCATCGTGACAACCAGAAAAAGCCACCGAAACATGTTGTCGTGGCAGCAGAAATCACTATCGTGGCAAACTATTTTTGCTAATGTGGCGGAACTTTTCTgtcttagcccgtttcttgaacTTTTCTTCACCGGAGAACTCCTTCGTGTATGGCTTTTGCGTTGGGGTCCACCACCCCAAAACTTGTCACCACCATGTATTTGCAATGAACAATATCACCATCTCTATAGGTAATAAATAAAATGCATTACATGTAATTTGACACATGGGTCATAAAAGTAACAATCATATGGATCCGGCCATCATGTTCTACCATGACATGCAGGTCATGAAAATTAATTATAACATATAGCATCTGAAAGTGTAACTAATCCCCAGGTGATTTTGGTAATCCATAACAACATATACATCATTGAACTAATGCCTACTCAGagaatatttcaggaaagttcaaTATAAGTATGGCAATGGGATgtgaatgtggacccctcaaaatgcaaAGGACATGTGTTAGCAAAGattcaagactctacattttttggttaagtgatccaagatcacatcgAGTCCATAgggaagccaatactattaaaaggggaccAGGTTCTGATGATGGTCTAACTGCTCAAGTGCTTAGAGATATTGCTCGAACAAAAAAACCTAAATTCCATATCTGTCCCCACTGTAACACATCCAGCCGGACTCATCGAGATACACTTGACATAGCCACACCGAAACCCTAGCATTTCAGTTTCATCGAGTTGGCCCTTTGGTCCAACCGAAGAGAACTTGCCAACCTTATGTCGTAAACTGAAATTCGATCAAACTTTCCGGTTGGTTTCAGTCGGTGATACCAAAGTGTGGAAAGTGCTTAGATCAGCTTGACTCGGTCCGATCAAGAGTTTTCATCCGCCCCCTGAAAATCCTAAAGTTCAAACCTTTGGTATAGGTAGGTCCCACCGAGTGGTTTCATCCGGTCCCACCGAAGTGTACATAAAGGTGGGTAACAGTTGGGTTTTTAGGGTTATAAATAGCCCCCACTCGTCCACCAACTCTCAAAGAGCAACCAGTTCAAAGCTTACACTTCCCATAtccattttctgagagagaaccacctattTTTGTGCTTAGATCAATGGTTTCTACTCCAACTCTACAAGTTTGATCTCTAGCCTCCCCAAGTTGTTTTCCACTCCAATTCCTCTCCTACCACATAGCCAAATTTGTGAGAGAGTGTTTGAGTGTCGAGGAGACTAtattttgaagcacaagaacaaggagttcatcatcaacaatATCTATTTCCTTTTGgagggtgatacgtccattttgcatcatgctttcctactgttatttatagtgtttttatGCAATATAATACTTTTGGGAGtgattctaatgccttttctctcataatatgcaagctttacacaaagagggagaataccggcagctggaattctagaccTGAAAAAACTATATCaaagatacctattctgcacatctccaaataagttgaaattttactgagaattattttggaatatataataaatattggagaaaagaactgccagagggggccacccaggtgcccacaaggcaccagggcgcgccacaccctccaggcacgccctggtgggtagtgggggccCTGGCCTACCCTCCGATGCGCATCTTCTGGTACGTAAggtcttttgacctagaaaaaataaggagaggactttcggggcGTATCGCTGCtgtctcaaggcggaacttgcacaagagcacttttgccctccagcggagcgattccgccgggggaacttccctcccggagggggaaatcaaagtcatcatcatcaccaacaaccctctcataattagggagaccaatcttcatcaacatcttcaacaccACCATCTCatatcaaaccctagttcatatcttgtgttcaaactttgtatcaaaacctcagattggtacctgtgggtgactagtagtgttgattaaaTCTTGTAGTTGATGTTAGCCGGTTTATTTGGGGGaagattgatgtctactacgcaaccttcttcttgtagactcgtgttgggcctccaagcgttgagttttgtaggacaataccAATTTTCCCTCAGGCAGAtgatctaaggtttatcaatccgtgggaggcgtaggatgaagatggtctctctcaaacaaccttgcgaccaaataacaaagagtctcttgtgtccccaacacacccaatacaatggtaaattgtataggtgcactagttcggcgaagagatggtgatacaagtgtagtatggatagtagatataggtttttgtaatctgaaaatataaaaacagcatggtaactagtaacaaaagtgagcgaaacagtattgcaatgcttggaaacaagtgctagggttcatactttcactagtgcaaattctctcaacaatgataacataattggatcatataacaatcctgatatgtctccaacgtatctataattttgattgttccatgctatattatattctgttttggacattattgggctttattatacacttttatattatttttgggactaacctattaaccggaggcccagcccaaaattgctgtttttttgcatcaaacggagtccaaacggaatgaaaccttcgggaacatgattttcggaacgaacgtgatccagaggacttggaccctacgtcaagacatcaaccaagagggcatgaggtaggggggcgcgcctaccccccccccccccaggcgcgccctccaccctcgtgggccccatgttgctccaccgacgtactccttcctcctatatatacctacgtacccccaaactaccagatacggagccaaaaacctaattccaccgccgcaaccttttgtacccatgagatcccatcttggggccttttccggagctccaccggagggggcatcgatcacggagggcttctacatcaactccatagcctctccgatgatgtgtgagtagtttacctcagaccttcgggtccatagttattagctagatggcttcttctctctttttggatctcaatacaatgttgtccccctctctcgtggagatctgttcgatgtaatcttcttctgcggtgtgtttgttgagaccgatgaattgtggttttatgatcaagtttatctatgaacaatatttgattttcctctgaattcttttatgtatgattggttatctttgcaagtctcttcgaattatcagtttggttt is drawn from Aegilops tauschii subsp. strangulata cultivar AL8/78 chromosome 1, Aet v6.0, whole genome shotgun sequence and contains these coding sequences:
- the LOC109746849 gene encoding 1-deoxy-D-xylulose-5-phosphate synthase 1, chloroplastic — translated: MALSSTFSLPRGFLGVLPQEHHFAPAVELHARPLKTPTRRSYGISASLSEREAEYHSQRPPTPLLDTVNYPIHMKNLSLKELQQLSDELRSDVIFHVSKTGGHLGSSLGVVELTVALHYVFNTPQDKLLWDVGHQSYPHKILTGRRDKMPTMRQTNGLSGFVKRSESEYDSFGTGHSSTTISAALGMAVGRDLKGAKNNVVAVIGDGAMTAGQAYEAMNNAGYLDSDMIVILNDNKQVSLPTATLDGPAPPVGALSGALSKLQSSRPLRELREVAKGVTKQIGGSVHEIAAKVDEYARGMISGSGSSLFEELGLYYIGPVDGHNIDDLITILREVKGTKTTGPVLIHVITEKGRGYPYAERASDKYHGVAKFDPATGKQFKVPAKTLSYTNYFAEALIAEAEQDSKIVAIHAAMGGGTGLNYFLRRFPNRCFDVGIAEQHAVTFAAGLACEGLKPFCAIYSSFLQRGYDQVVHDVDLQKLPVRFAMDRAGLVGADGPTHCGAFDVAFMACLPNMVVMAPSDEAELLNMVATAAAIDDRPSCFRYPRGNGIGVPLPENYKGTAIEVGKGRIMIEGERVALLGYGSAVQYCMAASSIVAQHGLRVTVADARFCKPLDHALIRSLAKSHEVIITVEEGSIGGFGSHVAQFMALDGLLDGKLKWRPVVLPDKYIDHGSPADQLVEAGLTPSHIAATVFNILGQAREALAIMTVQNA